In a genomic window of Nitratireductor basaltis:
- a CDS encoding type I secretion system permease/ATPase — MRKKENNNAARRKSARLLTQGFKSMGIFLFMLSGIINVLALTGAFYMLQIYDRALTSGSVPTLLALSVLAVGLYLFQGLFDIIRSQILIRLGARLDSRIAPLAHEVAIDMPRFGFSTSEALERGRDVDTVRGFLGGQGPVALFDLPWMPLFVAFVYMLHPFLGALTLGGAVLLALLTVVTELLTRRLSDNTHQAAVTRNAIADSNARNAEILKAMGFARRAADRFSQANDDHLDLQTRTTDISGTLGGISRVLRMILQSSVLGLGAFLTIKGDLSAGAIIAASVASARALAPIDMAIANWKGVVAARNAFRRLKETVAAMAEAKKPMQLPPPNTALKVENITVAAPDTGRVLLSDVAFEIKAGQAVGIIGPSGGGKTTLARALTGIWPILRGAVRLDDAELSQWSDEELGHYVGYLPQDVALLEGDIQENISRLENEPEPRRIVEAARAAGVHEMIVRLPDGYHTSLGPMGLALSGGQRQRLGLARALYGEPFLVVLDEPNSNLDGDGEAALTRAIEGVKARGGVAIVIAHRASALAACDLVAVIQNGKMTAFGPKDEIVQPQQQKPAAAKKQAGKQSVAARVSA, encoded by the coding sequence ATGCGTAAGAAAGAAAACAATAATGCAGCCCGTCGCAAAAGCGCGCGATTGCTGACCCAGGGGTTCAAGAGCATGGGGATATTCCTCTTCATGCTATCGGGGATCATCAATGTGCTCGCGCTTACCGGCGCATTCTACATGCTGCAGATCTATGACCGTGCGCTGACGAGCGGAAGCGTTCCGACCCTTCTTGCTCTCTCGGTGCTCGCGGTCGGGCTCTACCTCTTCCAGGGGCTTTTCGACATCATCCGTTCCCAGATCCTCATCCGTCTGGGCGCGCGCCTCGACAGCCGAATAGCACCATTGGCCCATGAAGTGGCCATCGACATGCCACGCTTCGGCTTCTCCACATCGGAGGCCCTGGAGCGTGGACGGGACGTGGATACGGTCCGCGGCTTTCTGGGCGGACAGGGGCCTGTCGCATTGTTCGACCTGCCATGGATGCCTCTCTTCGTGGCATTCGTCTACATGCTGCATCCGTTTCTGGGTGCCCTCACTCTCGGCGGCGCGGTCCTTCTTGCCCTTCTGACGGTCGTGACCGAGCTCTTGACCCGGCGCCTTTCGGACAACACGCATCAAGCGGCCGTAACGCGCAATGCGATCGCGGATTCGAATGCGCGCAATGCCGAAATCCTCAAGGCCATGGGCTTTGCACGCCGGGCTGCGGATCGATTCTCACAAGCCAATGACGACCATCTGGACCTGCAGACGCGCACCACGGACATCTCTGGCACTCTCGGTGGAATTTCACGAGTACTGCGCATGATCCTGCAGTCATCCGTTCTCGGGCTCGGAGCGTTCCTGACCATAAAGGGTGACCTGTCGGCGGGTGCGATCATAGCGGCCTCCGTAGCGTCTGCGCGTGCACTCGCTCCCATCGACATGGCCATTGCAAACTGGAAAGGCGTGGTAGCTGCCCGCAATGCCTTCCGCCGCCTCAAGGAAACGGTGGCAGCCATGGCGGAAGCAAAGAAGCCGATGCAGCTTCCTCCGCCGAATACGGCCCTCAAGGTCGAAAACATCACCGTTGCGGCACCGGACACGGGGCGCGTGCTGCTGAGCGACGTTGCTTTCGAGATAAAAGCCGGCCAAGCCGTCGGGATTATCGGCCCAAGCGGCGGCGGCAAGACGACGCTCGCGCGTGCGCTGACCGGCATCTGGCCGATCCTTCGCGGGGCTGTGCGCCTCGATGACGCCGAACTTTCCCAGTGGAGCGACGAGGAACTCGGGCACTATGTCGGTTACCTGCCGCAGGACGTGGCGCTGCTGGAAGGCGATATCCAGGAAAACATCTCCCGCCTTGAGAATGAGCCCGAGCCGCGCCGGATCGTTGAGGCAGCACGCGCCGCAGGCGTTCACGAAATGATCGTTCGCCTGCCGGACGGCTATCACACGAGCCTTGGACCGATGGGCCTCGCTCTTTCGGGTGGACAGAGACAGCGCCTCGGACTGGCGCGGGCGCTTTATGGCGAGCCGTTCCTCGTCGTTCTCGACGAGCCGAACTCAAATCTCGATGGCGATGGGGAAGCAGCACTGACGCGAGCGATCGAGGGCGTGAAGGCGCGCGGCGGTGTCGCAATCGTCATTGCCCACAGGGCAAGCGCGCTTGCGGCATGTGATCTCGTTGCCGTCATCCAGAACGGCAAGATGACAGCCTTCGGTCCGAAGGACGAGATCGTTCAGCCCCAGCAGCAAAAGCCGGCGGCAGCGAAGAAACAGGCAGGGAAGCAGTCGGTGGCTGCTCGAGTGTCAGCATGA
- a CDS encoding cadherin-like domain-containing protein, translating to MTISVKGTRNETSVSTAAEHYKLQSDERKSRIPHVIAFAVVSIAAYLKSFFSSPAAPAPEPDGPMTGDKQLSPGLEVVQGEDNQAPADPGEELNTASVEEPPKLVVGSGSRLIDPYVSARFEPVQTPELEEYFLAPDAPLVWANTEPISLVAQNDNTPLNSPSRPNVPVGSPPDQKQPIIPDPPGGQTPPGTPGSGGSDPTDPGGNGSDPGDNGSPGGDGGTPTAKNRAPRVSAPVKLYDLSSCALLVIGLMQLLEHAEDPDGDPLSIVNLSTSSGTITQTGAEWIYTPDQGYVGEVTLSYQITDGELSVAQTAHFSVLERGLIIGGDGDDDLVGSECADDIHGGAGDDHIDARGGDDVIFGGDGNDHILAGSGNDLVYAGAGNDIVHAGAGNDVVYGGAGHDTLFGEDGDDVLYGEEGNDEIDGGAGTDVIYGGSGNDVISGGSGNDRAFGGEGEDVIFGGQGDDDLSGGAGADVVYGGTGEDNISGGQGDDVLFGEEGDDDLSGGAGRDIIYGGAGKDQLDGGEGNDVLFGDEDDDEISGGAGEDVIHGGGGDDIVDAGDGDDVVHGNAGDDRLKGGDGDDVIHGGDGDDCIEDGSGSDVVLAGDGNDHVFAAMDAISDVYLGGAGCDTIDYSAAQQDLRVDLVNRIASGVEIGEDSITGFEKVVAGSGNDHLIAGSQAASFTGGDGSDIFEFTEACTPVAEMAHPSRFEILDFDTGDRVRLSKYDLFEKVFGELENDFERIYGDEVDEDDVRIRYRHEKDDTVERTIIEADFDRDRVYETVITVEGTHLLVIVEHA from the coding sequence ATGACAATCAGCGTCAAAGGCACGAGGAACGAAACGTCCGTTTCAACGGCGGCAGAACACTACAAGCTGCAGTCTGACGAGCGTAAGTCGCGCATACCGCACGTCATTGCATTCGCTGTGGTCAGCATCGCAGCCTATCTCAAATCTTTCTTCTCCAGTCCGGCTGCACCTGCGCCCGAGCCCGACGGTCCGATGACCGGCGACAAGCAGTTGTCGCCTGGCCTTGAGGTCGTACAGGGTGAGGACAACCAAGCTCCCGCGGATCCTGGTGAAGAGCTTAATACAGCCTCGGTCGAGGAACCTCCCAAACTGGTCGTGGGCTCCGGCAGCAGGCTGATAGACCCTTATGTGTCTGCGCGTTTCGAGCCGGTCCAAACGCCCGAACTGGAAGAATACTTTCTCGCTCCGGACGCGCCCCTGGTGTGGGCAAACACCGAGCCGATATCGCTTGTCGCTCAGAACGACAATACACCGCTCAATAGCCCGTCGCGACCGAATGTCCCTGTTGGGTCTCCTCCGGATCAGAAGCAACCGATAATTCCCGACCCCCCAGGCGGACAAACGCCTCCCGGCACGCCCGGTTCAGGCGGCTCAGACCCGACAGATCCGGGTGGCAACGGCTCGGATCCTGGAGACAATGGCAGCCCTGGTGGTGACGGCGGCACCCCGACAGCCAAGAACAGGGCTCCGCGCGTCTCGGCCCCGGTCAAGCTCTACGACCTGAGTTCCTGCGCCCTACTGGTCATCGGTCTGATGCAACTCCTGGAACATGCCGAAGACCCTGACGGGGACCCGCTCTCCATTGTGAATCTCTCCACTTCTTCGGGTACGATAACCCAAACAGGCGCCGAGTGGATCTACACGCCAGATCAGGGATATGTCGGGGAAGTCACTCTCTCCTACCAGATCACCGACGGTGAACTTTCTGTCGCACAGACGGCTCATTTCTCGGTTCTGGAACGCGGCCTGATCATTGGCGGCGATGGTGACGACGATCTCGTTGGCAGCGAATGTGCAGACGACATTCATGGTGGCGCGGGAGACGACCATATCGATGCGCGCGGCGGTGATGACGTCATCTTCGGCGGAGACGGCAATGACCACATTCTGGCCGGGTCCGGCAACGACCTTGTTTATGCGGGCGCAGGGAATGACATTGTTCATGCAGGTGCGGGAAATGATGTCGTCTATGGGGGCGCGGGACATGACACGCTTTTCGGTGAAGACGGCGACGACGTCCTCTACGGAGAGGAAGGCAACGACGAAATCGATGGCGGCGCAGGGACAGATGTCATCTATGGCGGAAGCGGCAACGACGTAATCTCCGGTGGGTCGGGCAACGACCGTGCATTCGGCGGGGAAGGTGAAGATGTCATTTTCGGAGGCCAAGGCGATGACGACCTGTCCGGTGGCGCAGGTGCCGACGTTGTCTATGGCGGCACGGGAGAGGACAATATCAGCGGCGGGCAAGGTGATGACGTGCTCTTTGGCGAAGAGGGTGACGATGACCTTTCCGGTGGAGCAGGACGTGACATCATCTATGGCGGCGCTGGAAAGGACCAACTTGACGGCGGAGAAGGCAACGATGTGCTCTTCGGCGACGAGGATGATGACGAGATTTCCGGCGGAGCAGGAGAGGATGTGATCCATGGAGGCGGCGGCGATGATATCGTCGACGCGGGTGATGGCGACGACGTCGTTCACGGCAATGCAGGCGACGACCGTCTCAAGGGCGGTGATGGTGACGATGTCATCCACGGCGGCGACGGCGACGACTGCATCGAAGACGGTTCGGGCAGCGATGTGGTCCTGGCTGGAGACGGCAATGACCACGTTTTCGCGGCGATGGATGCCATCAGCGACGTCTACCTGGGCGGTGCGGGCTGTGACACGATTGACTACTCGGCAGCTCAGCAGGACCTGAGGGTAGACCTTGTGAACCGGATCGCTTCCGGTGTGGAGATCGGCGAGGACTCGATCACCGGTTTCGAGAAGGTTGTCGCAGGCAGCGGGAACGACCACCTCATCGCAGGGAGCCAAGCCGCGAGCTTTACCGGAGGGGATGGCAGCGACATCTTCGAGTTTACCGAAGCCTGCACCCCTGTGGCGGAGATGGCGCACCCATCCCGCTTCGAAATCCTGGATTTTGATACGGGCGACCGCGTGCGCCTGTCGAAATACGATCTGTTCGAGAAAGTGTTCGGCGAGCTGGAGAACGATTTCGAGCGCATTTATGGCGACGAGGTCGACGAGGATGACGTGCGCATCCGCTATCGCCACGAAAAGGACGACACCGTCGAGCGCACGATCATCGAAGCCGATTTCGACCGGGACCGTGTCTACGAGACGGTGATCACTGTCGAAGGCACCCATTTGCTTGTGATTGTCGAACACGCATGA
- a CDS encoding HlyD family type I secretion periplasmic adaptor subunit, whose protein sequence is MSTREMTRKGSRTAPTTYRLGSRVVAGSLLGLLLVGGVGGWAATAQLTGAVIAQGVVAVDQKLKTIQHRDGGIISAINVREGDQVSTGQILFRLEDAQTKAELSIVNTQLSELVARRARLVAERDMLPAMVFPADFDLNDPANIISVSGEQRLFEGNKMHRESQKQQLELGIVQIGEEITGLEAQKESKSSEAEIVEAEYQKIKGLADKRLIEGSRVYTATRERARLLGERGEIDAAIARAKTRMSEIRLQIIAIDENGRTEAQRELSLVETRISELQDRSTAIADRLTRTDIRSPIDGIVNELNIHTLGGVITPAEVLANLVPLDAKLKVEVKLPPTAIDQVNIGQDARLRFSAFNQRTTPELDGNVTYVAAATSHDQSTGETYYLGNVEVAAAELEKLGDQTLMPGMPVEIFISTEERTALSYITKPFVDQLNRAFREE, encoded by the coding sequence ATGAGTACCAGAGAGATGACAAGGAAGGGTTCGCGAACAGCGCCGACAACCTACCGCCTCGGTTCACGTGTTGTTGCAGGTAGCCTGCTCGGATTGTTGCTGGTTGGTGGCGTGGGCGGCTGGGCTGCCACGGCCCAGCTCACCGGGGCCGTGATTGCACAAGGTGTTGTCGCCGTAGACCAGAAGCTGAAAACCATCCAGCATCGCGACGGTGGAATAATCAGCGCGATCAATGTTCGTGAAGGTGACCAGGTCAGCACCGGTCAGATACTCTTCCGCCTCGAGGATGCGCAGACCAAGGCAGAACTATCCATCGTGAATACGCAACTCTCCGAGCTTGTTGCGCGGCGCGCCCGTCTGGTGGCCGAGCGCGACATGCTGCCTGCCATGGTGTTTCCAGCAGATTTCGATCTGAACGATCCAGCAAACATCATCAGCGTCAGCGGTGAGCAGCGTCTGTTCGAGGGCAACAAGATGCATCGCGAAAGCCAGAAGCAGCAGCTGGAGCTGGGCATTGTCCAGATCGGCGAGGAAATTACCGGCCTGGAGGCGCAAAAGGAATCGAAAAGCAGCGAAGCCGAGATTGTTGAAGCGGAATACCAGAAGATCAAGGGCCTTGCAGACAAGCGTCTCATCGAAGGCTCACGCGTCTACACGGCCACACGCGAACGCGCCCGCCTGCTTGGGGAACGCGGCGAGATCGACGCAGCCATAGCGCGCGCGAAGACCCGCATGAGCGAGATCCGGCTGCAGATCATCGCAATCGACGAGAATGGCCGCACCGAAGCGCAGCGCGAACTGAGCCTTGTGGAAACGCGCATTTCGGAACTCCAGGATCGCTCCACAGCAATTGCCGACAGGCTGACGCGCACGGATATCCGCTCTCCCATCGACGGGATCGTGAACGAGCTCAACATCCACACGCTCGGCGGTGTCATCACGCCTGCCGAAGTGCTTGCGAATCTCGTACCGCTTGACGCCAAGCTCAAGGTCGAGGTCAAACTCCCGCCAACGGCCATCGATCAGGTGAATATAGGTCAGGATGCACGGCTGCGCTTCTCGGCGTTCAATCAGCGAACCACGCCGGAACTCGATGGCAACGTGACCTATGTTGCCGCCGCAACCTCCCATGATCAGTCGACCGGCGAGACCTACTATCTGGGAAATGTGGAAGTGGCTGCAGCAGAGCTGGAGAAGCTCGGTGACCAGACGCTCATGCCGGGAATGCCGGTCGAAATCTTCATCTCCACCGAAGAACGCACTGCCTTGAGCTACATCACCAAACCCTTTGTGGATCAGCTCAACAGGGCATTCAGGGAAGAGTGA
- a CDS encoding sensor histidine kinase, with protein sequence MRFPADHLPAAAQRSTSSFGLSLQAFLVACLAVCATMVLLGVYLGSYVTRGEIDNAADRSAVFMEAFLAPVVQGLTGSALSPEIEAELDTIAQRLKARSVPVVQVWWPDGTIAYSTQKSLIGRKVPSSQMTAAASGTVVAHLEGDLTNHGHSQQVQGGMPLLEVYIPLHDLGTRQVFAVGEFYLDASALLAEIRSKKLIIWTALLLATSLILVMLGVVVLRARHVVKAHHHALQERLEEAQKLAAENARLLKAAEQARLEAFRVNEDFLNRIGADLHDGPLQLLSLIMLRLESKAVDLQGPNATSDRARTVDLVSRLARELRGLSSGLTLPELEHLEISGVIRLAVDRHEFHTDTNVTLELEELPRSSSTSLKICIYRVIQEALNNAFWHAGGVGQRVTASHEGNELRVVVSDKGPGMSGQKRKESSLGLAGLTRRVDAFGGRVTIETAQEGGTMVTVILPLPYEAGRSTD encoded by the coding sequence ATGCGGTTTCCCGCTGATCACTTGCCTGCCGCAGCGCAACGCTCAACCTCAAGCTTCGGATTGAGCCTGCAGGCCTTCCTGGTGGCCTGCCTTGCGGTATGCGCAACCATGGTGCTCCTCGGTGTCTATCTGGGCAGCTATGTTACCCGAGGGGAAATCGACAACGCTGCCGATCGCAGCGCGGTTTTCATGGAAGCATTTCTTGCGCCGGTCGTTCAGGGCCTGACGGGTTCCGCCCTGTCGCCAGAAATCGAGGCCGAGCTTGATACGATTGCGCAAAGACTGAAGGCGCGCTCGGTCCCGGTGGTGCAGGTCTGGTGGCCTGATGGCACGATAGCCTACAGCACCCAAAAGAGTCTGATCGGTCGCAAGGTCCCCTCTTCACAGATGACTGCTGCAGCAAGCGGCACGGTCGTTGCTCATCTGGAGGGCGACCTGACCAACCATGGTCATTCCCAGCAGGTGCAAGGCGGCATGCCTCTGCTCGAGGTGTATATTCCGCTGCATGATCTGGGCACCAGGCAGGTTTTCGCAGTGGGGGAATTCTATCTCGATGCTTCCGCGCTGCTTGCCGAGATCAGGAGCAAGAAGCTGATAATCTGGACCGCGCTGCTTTTGGCCACGTCCTTGATCTTGGTCATGCTTGGTGTCGTGGTATTGCGCGCGAGACACGTGGTCAAAGCACATCATCATGCACTGCAGGAACGGCTGGAAGAAGCTCAGAAGCTCGCCGCAGAAAATGCTCGGCTTCTCAAGGCAGCAGAGCAGGCGCGCCTGGAGGCATTCAGGGTCAATGAGGATTTTCTGAACCGGATAGGGGCAGACCTCCATGACGGGCCGCTTCAGTTGCTCAGCCTGATCATGCTCAGGCTGGAAAGCAAAGCCGTAGACCTGCAAGGCCCGAATGCCACCTCGGACCGAGCGCGGACGGTGGATCTGGTTAGCCGGCTGGCCAGGGAACTGCGAGGGCTCAGCAGCGGCCTGACGCTTCCCGAACTTGAGCATCTGGAGATTTCCGGGGTGATCAGGCTGGCCGTGGACCGGCATGAATTCCACACCGATACGAATGTGACGCTTGAACTTGAGGAACTGCCGCGAAGTTCGAGCACATCGCTGAAAATCTGCATCTATCGCGTGATTCAGGAGGCCTTGAACAATGCGTTCTGGCACGCAGGCGGTGTGGGGCAGCGCGTCACGGCTTCGCACGAAGGCAATGAGTTGCGCGTGGTGGTGAGCGACAAGGGCCCCGGAATGAGCGGACAGAAGCGCAAGGAGAGCAGCCTCGGGCTCGCCGGTCTGACGCGGCGGGTCGATGCCTTTGGCGGGCGGGTGACCATCGAAACCGCTCAAGAGGGGGGTACGATGGTCACCGTGATCCTCCCGCTTCCATACGAAGCAGGACGCTCAACCGACTGA
- a CDS encoding DUF1488 domain-containing protein — MTLSFPNQSRSFDKDRNAVRFTGYDGMFEVPFYIEVDALARVLSQPLSVQDCLTAFDAERTSILDVAREVYAHRKLTSYTLTAANFH, encoded by the coding sequence ATGACGCTTAGTTTCCCAAATCAGAGCAGAAGCTTCGACAAGGACCGCAACGCTGTTCGCTTCACCGGCTATGATGGGATGTTCGAGGTGCCTTTCTATATCGAGGTGGACGCGCTGGCACGCGTCCTGTCGCAACCTCTGTCCGTACAGGACTGCCTGACTGCGTTCGACGCCGAGCGCACATCAATCCTCGACGTCGCACGCGAAGTTTACGCGCATCGAAAGCTAACCTCCTATACGCTGACCGCAGCGAATTTCCACTGA
- a CDS encoding fumarylacetoacetate hydrolase family protein, with product MKFVRFGERGAEKPGVLDDEGKIRDLSGVVDDIAGDVLTRLDSLDIKLDDLPVVEGSPRLGACVGRTGKFICIGLNYSDHAAETGAEVPPEPVIFMKATSAICGPNDPIIIPRNSKKTDWEVELGVVIGKSAKYVSEADALDHVAGYCVINDVSEREFQAERAGQWTKGKSCDNFGQTGPWLVTRDEVADPQNLGMWLDVNGKRMQDGSTNTMVYGVAHVVSYLSQFFTLQPGDIISTGTPPGVGMGMKPQQFLKAGDVVELGIEGLGSQRQDVIADS from the coding sequence ATGAAATTCGTACGTTTCGGAGAGCGCGGCGCGGAGAAGCCGGGGGTTCTCGATGACGAGGGAAAGATCCGCGATCTGTCCGGCGTTGTCGATGATATTGCAGGTGATGTCCTGACCCGTCTCGACAGCCTCGACATCAAGTTGGATGACCTGCCGGTGGTTGAGGGCAGTCCGCGCCTCGGCGCCTGCGTCGGCCGCACGGGCAAGTTCATCTGCATCGGCCTGAACTATTCCGACCATGCCGCAGAGACCGGAGCGGAAGTGCCGCCGGAGCCGGTCATCTTCATGAAGGCCACCAGCGCCATTTGCGGGCCCAATGATCCGATCATCATTCCGCGCAACTCGAAAAAGACCGACTGGGAGGTCGAGCTCGGCGTGGTCATCGGCAAGTCTGCGAAATATGTTTCGGAGGCCGATGCGCTGGATCATGTTGCCGGCTACTGCGTCATCAATGATGTCTCGGAGCGCGAATTCCAGGCGGAACGTGCAGGTCAGTGGACCAAGGGCAAGTCCTGCGACAATTTCGGCCAGACCGGTCCTTGGCTCGTGACCCGTGACGAGGTTGCCGACCCGCAGAATCTCGGCATGTGGCTCGACGTCAATGGCAAGCGCATGCAGGACGGCTCCACCAACACCATGGTCTACGGTGTTGCCCATGTGGTGTCCTATCTCAGCCAGTTCTTCACGCTGCAGCCCGGCGACATCATCTCCACCGGCACGCCTCCCGGCGTCGGCATGGGCATGAAGCCGCAGCAGTTCCTGAAGGCAGGTGATGTCGTGGAGCTCGGCATCGAGGGCCTCGGCTCCCAGCGCCAGGACGTTATTGCCGACAGCTGA
- a CDS encoding PACE efflux transporter, whose translation MRRPADRVRHAVSFEVIGLSIITPLAAWVFDKPMSDIGVIAIVGATIATVWNYLYNLGFDHLMVWLRGSVHKTVGIRVVHAIIFETGLLLILLPFIAWQLEIGLWEALVMDISFALFYLVYTFVFNWLYDIVFPIDDARTQDASENAEREGAR comes from the coding sequence ATGCGCCGTCCGGCAGACCGTGTACGCCATGCAGTAAGCTTCGAGGTCATCGGCCTATCCATAATCACTCCACTTGCCGCCTGGGTCTTCGACAAACCCATGAGTGATATCGGCGTCATCGCCATAGTGGGCGCAACGATCGCGACCGTTTGGAACTATCTCTACAATCTGGGCTTCGACCATCTCATGGTCTGGCTGCGCGGCAGCGTGCACAAGACCGTTGGTATTCGCGTTGTACACGCGATCATCTTCGAGACAGGATTGCTCTTGATACTGCTGCCCTTCATCGCCTGGCAGTTGGAGATTGGGCTTTGGGAAGCGCTGGTGATGGATATCTCCTTCGCGCTTTTCTATCTCGTCTACACATTCGTCTTCAATTGGCTCTACGACATCGTTTTCCCGATAGATGACGCACGGACACAAGATGCCTCGGAGAATGCCGAGCGAGAAGGCGCGCGCTAG
- a CDS encoding cell wall hydrolase, with translation MTRPAASMMLALGLLCTSFNPTAALAKTASVSQESEKSQSFRSYRKEIECLATAIYFEARGEPEAGQRAVARVILNRVESKYYPDTVCDVVYQNDHMKNACQFSFACDGIPDRLNEPRALKVAEKIARLIFECDSDGCDLDEGLARSTHYHADFVQPWWAKKLERTGQVGRHIFYFTASL, from the coding sequence ATGACGCGACCAGCCGCAAGCATGATGCTTGCCTTGGGGCTACTATGCACCAGTTTCAATCCGACTGCCGCTCTTGCGAAAACAGCATCTGTCTCGCAGGAGAGTGAGAAATCACAGTCTTTCCGCAGTTACAGAAAAGAGATCGAATGCCTTGCAACGGCGATCTATTTCGAAGCACGCGGCGAGCCGGAAGCAGGCCAGAGAGCAGTGGCCCGTGTCATCCTGAACCGGGTCGAGAGCAAATATTATCCCGACACCGTATGTGATGTGGTTTATCAGAACGACCACATGAAGAATGCGTGCCAGTTCTCTTTTGCCTGCGATGGCATTCCCGACCGCCTCAACGAACCTCGGGCGCTAAAGGTTGCAGAAAAAATCGCGCGCCTGATTTTCGAATGCGACAGCGACGGCTGTGACCTGGATGAAGGCTTGGCGCGATCCACCCACTACCATGCGGATTTCGTGCAGCCGTGGTGGGCGAAGAAGCTTGAGCGCACCGGTCAGGTGGGGCGGCACATCTTCTACTTCACTGCCTCACTCTGA
- a CDS encoding ion channel: MALLVGFALVLALGVFHHYALRSLDELRLRVRNADMTLIAIFSGLLLIHTLEIVLYAGVYALLLPLEWTGRFDGSFSGSFNDLIYFSGINFSTLGYTQIKTEGSIRIISMMQSLGGFMVLTWSATFVYSAWSEKFSGKGEK, translated from the coding sequence ATGGCGCTGCTGGTCGGTTTCGCACTTGTTCTCGCCTTGGGCGTCTTCCATCACTATGCCCTGCGCAGCCTCGACGAGCTAAGGCTGCGGGTGCGCAATGCAGACATGACCCTGATCGCCATCTTCTCCGGGCTGCTTCTGATCCACACGCTGGAGATCGTCCTCTATGCGGGCGTCTACGCACTCCTTCTACCGCTGGAGTGGACAGGAAGATTTGACGGATCCTTTTCCGGCAGCTTCAATGACCTGATCTACTTCTCAGGCATCAATTTTTCCACGCTTGGCTATACGCAGATCAAGACCGAAGGATCGATCCGTATCATCAGCATGATGCAGTCACTGGGTGGCTTCATGGTGCTGACCTGGTCCGCGACCTTTGTATATTCGGCGTGGAGTGAGAAATTCAGCGGGAAGGGCGAGAAGTGA
- a CDS encoding outer membrane protein, with product MTMRSTFFAVAAASFIAAGGASAADIGALPLKAGSERFGWTGAYAGLSAGYGWLEDVDYAQTPPFPDEGEDWIFGAHAGYLHSFGNFVVGAEAEAMRLDINYEAYSFITVENSYAFKLRAGYAFDRFLLTGHAGAVYATTDFMGLEDWGWTAGAGIDYAVTDNIVVGAQYTHFEFEQFDTSMIDATLDLATIRIGYKF from the coding sequence ATGACCATGCGTTCCACCTTTTTCGCAGTTGCTGCAGCATCATTCATCGCTGCCGGTGGCGCTAGCGCGGCTGATATCGGTGCACTTCCCTTAAAGGCAGGCAGCGAGCGCTTTGGCTGGACCGGTGCATATGCAGGTCTTTCCGCTGGCTATGGCTGGTTGGAAGATGTCGATTACGCCCAGACGCCTCCGTTCCCGGACGAAGGCGAGGACTGGATCTTCGGTGCCCATGCCGGCTACCTGCACAGCTTCGGGAACTTCGTTGTCGGCGCAGAAGCTGAAGCCATGCGCCTGGACATCAACTATGAAGCTTACAGCTTCATCACCGTGGAGAATTCCTACGCGTTCAAGCTTCGCGCCGGCTACGCATTCGACCGCTTCCTGCTGACCGGTCACGCTGGTGCGGTTTATGCCACCACCGATTTCATGGGACTTGAAGACTGGGGTTGGACCGCGGGTGCGGGTATCGACTACGCAGTTACCGACAATATCGTGGTCGGCGCGCAGTACACCCATTTCGAGTTCGAGCAGTTCGACACATCCATGATCGACGCCACGCTCGACCTTGCCACGATCCGCATCGGCTACAAGTTCTGA